The proteins below are encoded in one region of Fibrella aestuarina BUZ 2:
- a CDS encoding DinB family protein, whose product MTTTQHLLHDVGLARQRYLDAVANLDEAAAQWKPAPSRWSAVDITEHLFWAEQGGILGMWKTLLGIRAGTVSYEGVGPNDGLSIEEVIRRTWQENERVPAVAAPRMGGPLAYWASALHGLQASLADFCAILQEDDLLRKAHPHPISGSMTFGQRLEFLRFHIDRHRSQVEALTLLWAAQDIHQST is encoded by the coding sequence ATGACAACCACCCAACACCTGCTGCATGATGTCGGTCTTGCCCGTCAGCGTTACCTCGATGCGGTAGCCAATCTAGACGAGGCAGCGGCGCAGTGGAAACCGGCCCCTAGTCGGTGGAGCGCCGTCGATATCACCGAGCACCTGTTTTGGGCGGAGCAGGGCGGTATCCTGGGCATGTGGAAAACCCTGCTGGGTATCCGGGCGGGGACGGTGAGCTACGAAGGTGTCGGCCCGAACGATGGGTTGTCCATCGAAGAGGTGATCCGGCGAACGTGGCAGGAAAACGAACGGGTACCAGCGGTCGCGGCCCCGCGTATGGGTGGGCCGTTGGCCTACTGGGCGTCGGCGCTGCACGGCCTGCAAGCCAGCCTGGCCGACTTCTGCGCTATTCTCCAGGAAGACGACTTACTGCGAAAAGCCCATCCGCACCCCATTTCGGGCTCCATGACGTTCGGGCAGCGGCTCGAATTCCTGCGCTTCCACATAGACCGGCATCGCTCGCAGGTCGAAGCGTTGACGTTGCTATGGGCCGCGCAGGATATCCATCAATCTACCTAA
- a CDS encoding acyltransferase, protein MSIKEYIVQKPALKRFMLYALVHPRKARPRRWVSWFVNPFVHRHHRTAQIQWRARLDVLPFNTFRLGAQSIIEDYCLVNNGVGSVEFGDSCLLGVGSTVIGPVCFGNNVMTAQHVVLSGLNHDYERIDVPIKNQPVSTRPIVVEDDCWIGANAVVVAGVTIGRHSVVAAGSVVTRDVPPFSVVGGNPARLLKQYDEALGRWVSTKGRSDVNAAGSVTTHSQASS, encoded by the coding sequence ATGAGCATTAAAGAGTATATCGTACAGAAACCGGCCCTGAAGCGCTTCATGCTGTATGCGCTGGTACATCCCCGCAAAGCCAGGCCGCGCCGGTGGGTGAGTTGGTTTGTGAACCCATTCGTGCATCGTCATCACCGCACGGCCCAGATTCAATGGCGGGCGCGGTTAGATGTGCTGCCATTCAATACATTCAGACTTGGGGCGCAGTCGATCATCGAAGATTACTGCCTGGTAAACAATGGAGTAGGGTCTGTAGAGTTTGGAGACTCCTGCTTATTGGGAGTCGGCTCTACCGTAATTGGTCCTGTGTGTTTTGGCAACAATGTCATGACCGCCCAGCATGTGGTGCTGTCGGGCCTCAACCACGATTATGAGCGCATCGACGTACCTATCAAGAATCAACCCGTCTCGACGCGCCCCATTGTGGTGGAAGACGACTGCTGGATTGGGGCAAACGCCGTTGTGGTGGCGGGCGTAACCATCGGTCGGCATTCGGTGGTAGCGGCGGGAAGCGTTGTTACCCGCGACGTGCCGCCGTTTTCCGTCGTTGGCGGTAACCCGGCCCGGCTGCTCAAACAGTACGATGAAGCGTTGGGCCGTTGGGTCTCGACAAAAGGAAGGAGTGACGTGAACGCAGCGGGTAGCGTAACGACCCACTCACAAGCTAGTTCATAA
- a CDS encoding glycosyltransferase, which produces MDIICVGQTTWEGDYQKAIVQLCCELAVRHRVLYVDYQHTAKDWLMGALGRQKDVPVRKIARLESPLTTKPGEQGSTVHVWQPPMMLPINALPTAAHDRLHSLNMTRLLAGMRGVMNQLGFRNPIVINGFHPVLGVPMLGQLNEAATIYYCFDEMAAAPWMRQHGLRYEREFLRRVDAVVTTSEALLQKKSELQANAFCVKNGVNFELFHQVRALIDQHPPTRPVVGYLGSADSRVDIDLVEHCVKTMPDVTFQFVGEVREPTITSRLGTYPNVTFTPPHKPEQLPTLLAGWSATMIPFVCNPHTYTIYPLKINEYLAGGLPVVSTPFSILDDFTGIVSMAETPEAFANALRHALTDQSPERIQARIDMARANSWAHRAKEFEAVFEQVLSGKLIMN; this is translated from the coding sequence ATGGATATTATTTGCGTAGGTCAGACCACTTGGGAAGGCGATTATCAGAAAGCCATTGTGCAGTTGTGCTGCGAGTTGGCCGTTCGGCACCGCGTTCTGTATGTTGATTACCAGCATACCGCCAAAGACTGGTTGATGGGCGCGCTGGGCCGCCAGAAAGACGTACCTGTGCGGAAAATTGCCCGGCTGGAAAGCCCACTAACGACCAAACCCGGCGAGCAGGGCAGCACCGTGCACGTGTGGCAACCGCCTATGATGTTGCCAATCAACGCCTTACCTACCGCCGCCCACGACCGGCTGCACTCGCTAAACATGACGCGGTTGCTGGCAGGTATGCGGGGCGTCATGAATCAGTTGGGCTTCCGGAACCCGATTGTCATTAATGGTTTTCATCCGGTTTTGGGCGTACCGATGCTGGGTCAGTTGAACGAAGCGGCCACCATCTACTACTGCTTTGACGAAATGGCAGCGGCCCCCTGGATGCGGCAGCATGGCCTGCGTTATGAACGCGAATTTCTCCGCCGCGTCGATGCGGTTGTGACTACGTCAGAAGCGCTGCTTCAGAAAAAATCGGAGCTACAGGCCAATGCGTTTTGCGTGAAAAATGGGGTCAATTTTGAGCTGTTTCATCAGGTACGTGCGCTGATCGACCAACATCCGCCCACCCGCCCCGTAGTGGGTTACCTGGGTTCCGCCGACAGCCGCGTGGACATCGATCTGGTAGAGCACTGCGTCAAAACCATGCCCGACGTGACGTTTCAGTTTGTTGGCGAGGTCAGAGAGCCGACGATCACAAGCCGGCTGGGTACGTATCCGAACGTAACCTTCACGCCGCCACACAAGCCCGAACAATTACCCACGCTCCTGGCGGGGTGGTCGGCCACCATGATTCCGTTCGTGTGTAATCCCCACACGTACACCATCTACCCCCTGAAAATTAATGAATACCTGGCGGGCGGCCTGCCCGTTGTATCAACGCCCTTTTCCATTCTCGACGATTTTACCGGAATCGTCAGTATGGCTGAAACGCCCGAAGCGTTCGCCAACGCCCTTCGCCACGCGCTGACCGACCAATCGCCGGAACGCATTCAGGCGCGTATCGATATGGCCCGCGCCAACTCATGGGCGCACCGAGCCAAAGAATTTGAAGCTGTCTTTGAGCAGGTATTATCGGGTAAGTTGATTATGAACTAG
- a CDS encoding O-antigen ligase family protein gives MPESISLFLSRWRYNPWVYGGMGIGMAFLAGVLIAKMGIMGGLAVIAIPIGIAVLLAVLLEPKIGVYLYANLSFLIGAVRFLDTDVQVGLGLDGLLMLTFVGTLLNARRMAWHRLKNPAFFCVLIWLFYTILEYFNPNSPYPPAWFYHARSFSLSWVFLSFIVLVNPITRDDVWLLVKTWIGWSVLAAFWGFKQQYGHVIGLRDLEQSEMNWLMAGAARTHILWGQLRSFSFYSDAGQFGSEMAGVSLVCIILFMAEKRWFYRLVYLALALFIFWGYAVSGTRSALFVLLGGFGAFLVLQRKLAPILYSAMVGIPILAILLYTHIGDSVYQIYRIRTALRPTQDESFLVRLENQERLKHYLADLPFGTGIGSSSGAGVRFSPWHWAAQIPPDSWYVQLWIETGVVGLGVYLFMLAGIILTGIWRLWHLKDPNTITLMLVLLCEFIGICVVSYSNPILGQFPTSTMLYINTMLFASANRWDKG, from the coding sequence ATGCCCGAATCCATCTCCCTTTTCCTGAGCCGCTGGCGCTACAATCCCTGGGTCTATGGGGGGATGGGCATTGGTATGGCTTTTTTGGCGGGGGTGCTCATCGCCAAGATGGGTATTATGGGTGGGCTGGCGGTTATTGCCATACCTATTGGCATAGCCGTACTGCTGGCCGTACTGCTGGAGCCTAAGATCGGCGTTTATCTGTATGCCAACCTTAGCTTTCTGATTGGCGCCGTCCGGTTTCTGGATACCGACGTTCAGGTTGGGTTAGGACTCGATGGGCTGCTCATGCTCACCTTCGTGGGTACGTTGCTCAACGCACGGCGCATGGCCTGGCACCGGCTGAAGAACCCCGCCTTTTTCTGCGTATTGATCTGGCTGTTCTATACGATTCTGGAGTATTTCAACCCCAACTCGCCTTACCCACCCGCCTGGTTCTACCACGCCCGGTCGTTTTCGCTCAGTTGGGTGTTTCTGTCGTTCATCGTGCTGGTCAACCCTATCACCCGCGACGATGTCTGGCTACTGGTGAAGACCTGGATTGGCTGGTCGGTTCTGGCCGCTTTCTGGGGCTTTAAACAGCAGTACGGCCACGTTATCGGCCTGCGCGACCTGGAGCAGTCAGAGATGAACTGGCTAATGGCGGGGGCCGCCCGGACGCACATCCTTTGGGGGCAGCTTCGGAGTTTCTCGTTCTATTCCGACGCCGGCCAGTTTGGCTCCGAAATGGCGGGCGTTAGCCTTGTCTGCATCATCCTGTTCATGGCTGAAAAGCGGTGGTTCTACCGACTCGTGTACCTGGCACTGGCTTTGTTTATCTTCTGGGGCTATGCCGTATCGGGTACGCGCTCGGCGTTATTTGTCTTGCTGGGTGGCTTTGGTGCGTTTCTGGTCCTACAGCGCAAGCTCGCGCCCATCCTATACAGTGCCATGGTGGGCATACCCATTCTGGCCATTTTGCTCTACACGCATATCGGCGACAGCGTGTATCAGATTTACCGTATCCGGACGGCGTTGCGGCCCACCCAGGATGAATCGTTTTTGGTGCGGCTCGAAAACCAGGAACGGCTCAAGCATTATCTGGCCGATCTACCCTTCGGAACGGGTATCGGTAGTTCGTCGGGGGCCGGGGTACGTTTCTCGCCCTGGCACTGGGCCGCCCAAATTCCGCCCGACAGCTGGTACGTACAGCTTTGGATCGAAACGGGCGTTGTTGGGTTAGGGGTGTATCTGTTCATGCTGGCGGGCATTATCCTGACGGGCATCTGGCGACTCTGGCACCTTAAAGACCCGAATACGATCACCCTGATGCTCGTCCTGCTATGCGAATTCATCGGTATATGCGTCGTGAGTTATTCCAATCCCATTTTGGGGCAGTTCCCGACGAGCACCATGCTTTATATTAATACTATGCTCTTCGCCTCAGCCAACCGATGGGATAAAGGCTAA